Proteins from a single region of Nerophis lumbriciformis linkage group LG36, RoL_Nlum_v2.1, whole genome shotgun sequence:
- the ran gene encoding GTP-binding nuclear protein Ran, giving the protein MSVPVATFKLVLVGDGGTGKTTFVKRHLTGEFEKKYVATLGVEVHPLVFHTSRGPLRFNVWDTAGQEKFGGLRDGYYIQAQCAIIMFDVTSRVTYKNVPNWHRDLVRVCENIPIVLCGNKVDIKDRKVKAKSIVFHRKKNLQYYDISAKSNYNFEKPFLWLAKKLAGDPNMEFVEMPALAPPEVAMDPSMAAKYEQELHAASQTALPDDEDDL; this is encoded by the exons ATGTCTGTCCCAGTGGCCACTTTCAAG CTTGTGCTGGTAGGAGATGGAGGCACCGGAAAGACGACTTTTGTCAAAAGGCATCTGACAGGAGAGTTCGAAAAGAAATATGTTG CTACACTCGGAGTGGAGGTGCACCCCCTGGTCTTCCACACCAGCAGAGGACCACTGCGGTTCAACGTGTGGGACACAGCTGGCCAGGAGAAGTTTGGAGGCCTGAGGGATGGTTACTACATTCAAG CTCAGTGTGCCATCATCATGTTTGACGTCACCTCCCGCGTCACCTACAAGAACGTACCTAACTGGCATCGCGATCTGGTGCGCGTGTGCGAAAACATTCCCATCGTGCTGTGCGGCAACAAGGTGGACATCAAAGACAGGAAAGTCAAAGCCAAAAGCATCGTCTTTCATCGCAAGAAGAACCTGCAG TACTACGATATTTCTGCCAAGAGTAACTACAACTTTGAGAAGCCTTTCCTGTGGCTAGCAAAGAAACTAGCTGGCGATCCCAACATGGAGTTTGTGGAAATGCCTGCCCTCGCTCCCCCGGAAGTTGCAATGGACCCCAGCATGGCAGCCAAGTATGAGCAGGAGCTTCAT GCTGCGTCACAAACGGCACTCCCAGATGACGAGGATGACCTCTAA